In a single window of the Streptomyces sp. HUAS ZL42 genome:
- the pruA gene encoding L-glutamate gamma-semialdehyde dehydrogenase: protein MDAVTQVPTPVNEPVHGYAPGSPERARLEAKLKELAENPIDLPCTIGGEKRLGGGDAFQVVQPHNHKAVLGTYRNATQQDAQDAIDAALAAAPAWRAMSFDDRAAIILRAAELLAGPWRETIAASTMLGQSKTAQQAEIDAPCELIDFWRFNVHYARQILAEQPVANAPGVWNRLDHRPLEGFVYAITPFNFSAIAGNLPTAPALMGNVVVWKPSPTQTHAAVLLMRLLEEAGLPKGVINLVTGDGVEVSQVALVHRDLAGIHFTGSTRTFQYLWKTVGANIERYRSYPRLVGETGGKDFLVAHPSADRAVLKTALTRGAFEYQGQKCSATSRAYIPASIWNSGFKEEFAAEVDYLTMGDVTDLANFIGAVIDERAFAKNKAAIDRAKEDPACTIVAGGSYDDSVGYFVRPTVVECSDPENEVFRTEYFGPFLAVHVYEDDKYDEMLTQMESVSDYALTGSVVANDRAAAAYTMEKLRYAAGNFYINDKSTGAVVGQQPFGGGRASGTNDKAGAPQNLMRWTLTRAIKETLVPPTDYTYPHMG from the coding sequence ATGGACGCTGTGACACAGGTCCCCACCCCCGTCAACGAGCCGGTGCACGGCTACGCCCCCGGCTCGCCCGAGCGCGCCCGCCTCGAGGCCAAGCTGAAGGAACTGGCGGAGAACCCGATCGACCTGCCCTGCACGATCGGCGGCGAGAAGCGGTTGGGCGGCGGTGACGCGTTCCAGGTCGTCCAGCCGCACAACCACAAGGCCGTGCTCGGCACGTACCGCAACGCGACCCAGCAGGACGCGCAGGACGCCATCGACGCGGCCCTCGCCGCCGCGCCCGCCTGGCGCGCGATGTCCTTCGACGACCGCGCGGCGATCATCCTGCGCGCCGCCGAACTGCTGGCCGGCCCGTGGCGCGAGACGATCGCCGCCTCCACCATGCTCGGCCAGTCCAAGACCGCCCAGCAGGCGGAGATCGACGCCCCCTGCGAGCTGATCGACTTCTGGCGCTTCAACGTCCACTACGCCCGCCAGATCCTGGCCGAGCAGCCCGTCGCCAACGCTCCGGGCGTCTGGAACCGCCTCGACCACCGACCGCTGGAGGGCTTCGTCTACGCGATCACCCCGTTCAACTTCTCGGCGATCGCGGGCAACCTGCCGACGGCCCCCGCCCTGATGGGCAACGTCGTCGTCTGGAAGCCGTCCCCGACGCAGACCCACGCCGCCGTGCTGCTGATGCGGCTGCTGGAGGAGGCGGGCCTGCCCAAGGGCGTCATCAACCTTGTCACCGGCGACGGCGTCGAGGTCTCCCAGGTCGCCCTGGTCCACCGTGACCTGGCCGGCATCCACTTCACCGGCTCGACCAGGACCTTCCAGTACCTGTGGAAGACGGTCGGCGCCAACATCGAGAGGTACCGCTCCTACCCGCGTCTGGTCGGCGAGACCGGCGGCAAGGACTTCCTGGTCGCCCACCCGTCGGCCGACCGCGCGGTGCTCAAGACCGCCCTGACCCGCGGCGCCTTCGAGTACCAGGGCCAGAAGTGTTCGGCGACGTCCCGGGCGTACATCCCGGCGTCGATCTGGAACTCCGGCTTCAAGGAGGAGTTCGCCGCAGAGGTCGACTACCTGACCATGGGTGACGTCACCGACCTCGCCAACTTCATCGGCGCGGTCATCGACGAGCGCGCCTTCGCCAAGAACAAGGCCGCGATCGACCGGGCGAAGGAGGACCCGGCCTGCACGATCGTCGCCGGCGGCTCCTACGACGACTCGGTCGGCTACTTCGTCCGCCCGACCGTCGTCGAGTGCAGCGACCCTGAGAACGAGGTCTTCCGCACCGAGTACTTCGGCCCGTTCCTCGCCGTGCACGTCTACGAGGACGACAAGTACGACGAGATGCTGACCCAGATGGAGTCGGTGTCCGACTACGCCCTCACCGGCTCGGTCGTCGCGAACGACCGTGCGGCAGCCGCGTACACCATGGAGAAGCTGCGCTACGCGGCCGGCAACTTCTACATCAACGACAAGTCCACCGGTGCCGTCGTCGGCCAGCAGCCCTTCGGCGGCGGCCGGGCCTCCGGCACCAACGACAAGGCCGGCGCCCCGCAGAACCTGATGCGCTGGACCCTGACCCGCGCCATCAAGGAGACCCTGGTCCCGCCGACCGACTACACCTACCCGCACATGGGCTGA
- a CDS encoding acetolactate synthase large subunit, producing the protein MTEQATGAHHPQPRPRSGGQQSAPVEHVTGAQSLIRSLEEVGADTVFGIPGGAILPAYDPLMDSTKVRHVLVRHEQGAGHAATGYAQATGRVGVCMATSGPGATNLVTPIADAHMDSVPLVAITGQVASKAIGTDAFQEADIVGITMPITKHNFLVTKAEDIPRTIAQAFHIASTGRPGPVLVDIAKDALQAQTVFSWPPTTDLPGYRPVTKPHAKQIREAAKLITSARRPVLYVGGGVLKANATAELKVLAELTGAPVTTTLMALGAFPDSHPLHVGMPGMHGSVTAVTALQKADLIVALGARFDDRVTGKLDSFAPYAKIVHADIDPAEIGKNRAADVPIVGDAREVIADLIQAVQKEHSEGQQGDYTAWWTDLNRWRETYPLGYDQPDDGSLSPQQVIERIGQLAPEGTIFAAGVGQHQMWAAHFITYDKPATWLNSGGAGTMGYAVPAAMGAKAGAPERAVWAIDGDGCFQMTNQELTTCALNNIPIKVAVINNGALGMVRQWQTLFYNQRYSNTVLHSGPDDVNPAARGTRVPDFVKLSEAMGCHAIRCESPDELDKVIEEANSINDRPVVVDFIVHEDAMVWPMVAAGTSNDEIMAARDVRPDFGDNEDD; encoded by the coding sequence ATGACCGAGCAGGCCACCGGGGCCCATCATCCGCAGCCGCGGCCCCGATCCGGAGGACAGCAGTCCGCCCCCGTCGAGCACGTGACGGGTGCGCAGTCCCTCATCCGCTCTCTCGAGGAGGTCGGCGCCGACACGGTATTCGGCATTCCCGGCGGTGCGATCCTTCCCGCCTACGACCCGCTGATGGACTCCACCAAGGTCCGTCACGTCCTGGTCAGGCACGAGCAGGGCGCCGGTCACGCGGCCACGGGTTACGCGCAGGCCACCGGCCGGGTCGGCGTCTGCATGGCCACCTCGGGCCCGGGCGCCACCAACCTCGTCACCCCGATCGCGGACGCGCACATGGACTCGGTGCCGCTCGTGGCGATCACCGGTCAGGTCGCGTCCAAGGCGATCGGCACGGACGCCTTCCAGGAGGCGGACATCGTCGGCATCACGATGCCGATCACGAAGCACAACTTCCTGGTCACCAAGGCCGAGGACATCCCGCGCACCATCGCGCAGGCCTTCCACATCGCTTCCACCGGCCGCCCCGGCCCGGTCCTGGTCGACATCGCCAAGGACGCCCTCCAGGCGCAGACCGTCTTCAGCTGGCCGCCCACCACGGACCTGCCCGGCTACCGCCCGGTGACCAAGCCGCACGCCAAGCAGATCCGTGAGGCGGCCAAGCTGATCACCTCGGCCAGGCGGCCCGTCCTCTACGTCGGCGGCGGCGTCCTCAAGGCCAATGCCACCGCCGAGCTGAAGGTCCTCGCAGAACTCACCGGAGCGCCCGTCACCACCACCCTGATGGCGCTCGGCGCGTTCCCCGACAGCCACCCGCTGCACGTGGGAATGCCGGGCATGCACGGTTCGGTCACCGCCGTCACCGCGCTGCAGAAGGCCGACCTGATCGTCGCCCTCGGAGCCCGCTTCGACGACCGCGTCACCGGCAAGCTGGACAGCTTCGCCCCGTACGCCAAGATCGTCCACGCCGACATCGACCCGGCCGAGATCGGCAAGAACCGCGCCGCCGACGTGCCGATCGTCGGTGACGCCCGCGAGGTCATCGCCGACCTGATCCAGGCCGTCCAGAAGGAGCACAGCGAGGGCCAACAGGGCGACTACACCGCCTGGTGGACCGACCTCAACCGCTGGCGCGAGACCTACCCGCTCGGCTACGACCAGCCCGACGACGGCTCGCTCTCCCCGCAGCAGGTCATCGAGCGCATCGGGCAGCTCGCGCCGGAGGGCACGATCTTCGCGGCGGGCGTCGGCCAGCACCAGATGTGGGCCGCGCACTTCATCACGTACGACAAGCCGGCCACCTGGCTGAACTCCGGCGGCGCCGGGACGATGGGCTACGCCGTCCCGGCCGCCATGGGCGCCAAGGCCGGCGCGCCGGAGCGGGCCGTCTGGGCGATCGACGGCGACGGCTGCTTCCAGATGACCAACCAGGAGCTCACCACCTGCGCCCTGAACAACATCCCGATCAAGGTCGCCGTCATCAACAACGGCGCCCTGGGGATGGTCCGCCAGTGGCAGACCCTCTTCTACAACCAGCGGTACTCCAACACGGTGCTGCACTCCGGGCCGGACGACGTCAACCCGGCCGCGCGCGGCACCCGCGTCCCCGACTTCGTGAAGCTGTCGGAGGCCATGGGCTGCCACGCGATCCGCTGCGAGTCCCCGGACGAGCTGGACAAGGTCATCGAAGAGGCGAACTCCATCAACGACCGTCCGGTCGTCGTCGACTTCATCGTCCACGAGGACGCGATGGTGTGGCCGATGGTCGCCGCCGGCACCTCCAACGACGAGATCATGGCCGCCCGGGACGTCCGCCCCGACTTCGGCGACAACGAAGACGACTGA
- the serA gene encoding phosphoglycerate dehydrogenase: MSSKPVVLIAEELSPATVDALGPDFEIRHCNGADRAELLPAIADVDAILIRSATKVDAEAIAAANKLKVVARAGVGLDNVDVSAATKAGVMVVNAPTSNIVTAAELACGLLVATARHIPQANAALKNGEWKRSKYTGVELAEKTLGVVGLGRIGALVAQRMSAFGMKVVAYDPYIQPARAAQMGVKVLSLDELLEVSDFITVHLPKTPETLGLIGDEALRKVKPSVRIVNAARGGIVDEEALYSALKEGRVAGAGLDVYAKEPCTDSPLFEFDQVVATPHLGASTDEAQEKAGIAVARSVRLALAGELVPDAVNVQGGVIAEDVKPGLPLAERLGRIFTALAGEVAVRLDVEVYGEITQHDVKVLELSALKGVFEDVVDETVSYVNAPLFAQERGVEVRLTTSSESSDHRNVVTVRGTLAGGEEVSVSGTLAGPKHLQKIVAVGDYDVDLALADHMVVLKYEDRPGVVGTVGRILGEAGINIAGMQVARAVAGGEALAVLTVDDTVSAGVLAEVEAEIGATSARSVNLA, encoded by the coding sequence GTGAGCTCGAAACCTGTCGTACTCATCGCTGAAGAGCTGTCGCCCGCAACCGTGGACGCGCTTGGCCCGGACTTCGAGATCCGGCACTGCAACGGAGCGGACCGAGCCGAACTGCTCCCGGCCATCGCCGACGTCGACGCGATCCTGATCCGCTCGGCGACGAAGGTCGACGCGGAGGCCATCGCCGCCGCGAACAAGCTGAAGGTCGTCGCACGAGCCGGCGTCGGCCTGGACAATGTCGACGTCTCCGCCGCCACCAAGGCCGGCGTGATGGTCGTCAACGCCCCCACCTCGAACATCGTGACCGCCGCCGAGCTGGCCTGCGGTCTCCTCGTCGCCACCGCCCGGCACATCCCGCAGGCCAACGCCGCGCTGAAGAACGGCGAGTGGAAGCGGAGCAAGTACACGGGCGTGGAGCTCGCCGAGAAGACCCTCGGTGTCGTCGGCCTCGGCCGCATCGGTGCGCTCGTCGCTCAGCGCATGTCCGCCTTCGGCATGAAGGTCGTCGCCTACGACCCCTACATCCAGCCTGCGCGCGCCGCGCAGATGGGCGTCAAGGTGCTGTCGCTGGACGAGCTGCTCGAGGTTTCCGACTTCATCACCGTCCACCTGCCGAAGACCCCCGAGACGCTCGGCCTCATCGGCGACGAGGCGCTGCGCAAGGTCAAGCCCAGCGTGCGCATCGTCAACGCCGCGCGCGGCGGGATCGTCGACGAGGAGGCGCTGTACTCCGCCCTCAAGGAGGGCCGGGTCGCAGGCGCCGGCCTCGACGTGTACGCGAAGGAGCCGTGCACGGACTCGCCGCTCTTCGAGTTCGACCAGGTCGTGGCCACGCCGCACCTCGGCGCGTCGACCGACGAGGCCCAGGAGAAGGCGGGTATCGCCGTCGCCAGGTCCGTGCGGCTGGCCCTCGCGGGCGAGCTCGTGCCGGACGCGGTGAACGTCCAGGGCGGTGTCATCGCCGAGGACGTCAAGCCCGGCCTGCCGCTCGCCGAGCGCCTCGGCCGGATCTTCACCGCGCTCGCCGGTGAGGTCGCGGTCCGCCTCGACGTCGAGGTGTACGGCGAGATCACCCAGCACGACGTGAAGGTGCTGGAGCTCAGCGCCCTCAAGGGCGTCTTCGAGGACGTCGTCGACGAGACCGTGTCGTACGTCAACGCCCCGCTGTTCGCCCAGGAGCGCGGTGTCGAGGTACGGCTGACCACCAGCTCCGAGTCTTCGGACCACCGCAACGTCGTCACCGTGCGCGGCACGCTCGCCGGCGGCGAGGAGGTGTCGGTCTCCGGCACCCTGGCCGGCCCCAAGCACCTGCAGAAGATCGTGGCCGTCGGCGACTACGACGTCGACCTCGCGCTCGCCGACCACATGGTCGTCCTCAAGTACGAGGACCGTCCGGGCGTCGTCGGCACGGTGGGCCGCATCCTCGGCGAGGCCGGTATCAACATCGCCGGTATGCAGGTCGCGCGTGCGGTGGCGGGCGGTGAGGCGCTGGCGGTGCTGACCGTGGACGACACGGTGTCCGCCGGGGTTCTGGCGGAGGTCGAGGCGGAGATCGGCGCGACCTCCGCCCGCTCGGTGAACCTGGCCTGA
- a CDS encoding DUF5988 family protein, with translation MNDKVKAVLEGGPHDLPERIVPVPAPGEDVKIQLRGGYEHFRATPRQADTPEGRLPVYEWWERTEMPG, from the coding sequence ATGAACGACAAGGTCAAAGCAGTTCTCGAGGGCGGTCCGCACGATCTGCCCGAGCGGATCGTCCCGGTTCCCGCCCCAGGAGAGGATGTGAAGATCCAGCTCCGCGGTGGGTACGAGCATTTCAGGGCGACCCCGCGGCAGGCGGACACGCCCGAAGGCAGGCTGCCCGTGTACGAGTGGTGGGAGCGGACGGAAATGCCCGGCTAG
- a CDS encoding proline dehydrogenase family protein: MLGPVILAASRSDRMRRLISAAPVTKQVVDRFIPGETVDDIVPIIEELTDRGLELTMDVVGEDITTPGQAAAARDAYLGLIDRLKPLGLGPKVEMSVKLSMFGQALEGGHELALANVRPVVEAAAAIGTAVTLDAEDHTTLDSMFAIHEELRKDHPETGCVIQAYLFRTEADAHRLAANGSRVRLVKGAYKEPAEVAHQKKHEIDKAYVRVLRTLMEGDGYPMIGSHDPRLISIAQELARRAARKLDEYEFQMLYGIRSEEHLRLAAEGHRMRVYTAYGTDWYGYFMRRLAEKPANLRFFLRSVVGHG; encoded by the coding sequence GTGCTGGGTCCCGTGATTCTCGCCGCGTCGCGCAGCGACCGGATGCGACGCCTGATCTCGGCGGCCCCGGTGACCAAGCAGGTCGTCGACCGCTTCATACCCGGTGAGACGGTGGACGACATCGTGCCGATCATCGAGGAGCTCACGGACCGCGGTCTCGAGCTCACCATGGACGTCGTCGGCGAGGACATCACCACCCCCGGGCAGGCCGCCGCCGCCCGCGACGCCTACCTCGGGCTGATCGACCGGCTCAAGCCGCTGGGCCTCGGCCCGAAGGTCGAGATGTCCGTCAAGCTCTCCATGTTCGGCCAGGCACTCGAAGGCGGCCACGAACTCGCGCTCGCCAACGTCCGGCCCGTCGTCGAGGCAGCCGCCGCCATCGGTACGGCCGTCACCCTCGACGCGGAGGACCACACCACGCTCGACTCGATGTTCGCCATCCACGAGGAGCTGCGGAAGGACCACCCGGAGACCGGCTGTGTCATCCAGGCATATCTCTTCCGCACCGAGGCCGACGCCCACCGCCTCGCCGCGAACGGCAGCCGCGTGCGGCTGGTGAAGGGCGCGTACAAGGAGCCCGCCGAGGTCGCCCACCAGAAGAAGCACGAGATCGACAAGGCGTACGTCCGGGTCCTGCGGACTCTGATGGAGGGCGACGGGTACCCGATGATCGGGTCCCACGACCCGCGGCTGATCTCCATCGCCCAGGAGCTGGCCCGCCGCGCCGCGCGCAAGCTCGACGAGTACGAGTTCCAGATGCTGTACGGCATCCGCAGCGAGGAGCACCTGCGGCTGGCCGCCGAGGGCCACCGCATGCGCGTCTACACCGCCTACGGCACGGACTGGTACGGCTACTTCATGAGGCGGCTCGCTGAGAAGCCGGCGAACCTGCGGTTTTTCCTGCGGAGCGTGGTCGGTCATGGCTGA
- a CDS encoding NADP-dependent oxidoreductase, translating into MATPQSRTQVMTQRRFGGPEVLEIGERPLPEPGPGEILLRVRAAGVNPVDWLVRSGTAPLYGEPPFTLGRDVSGVVEAAGPDASLFRPGDEVFGQVDGGGYAAHLAAPETCFAVKPAALDHVHAAAAPTATLTAWQALIDIGRIGPGTRVLIHAAAGGVGHAAVQLAKAEGAYVVGTARADKHGFLHDLGADEVIDYTTADFAAEVLDIDVALDLVGGDYGPRTLNTLRPNGLLVSALPGNLGLAPEEVEARGMRFAVVQVEPSGARLTKIASLLADRRIRVHVEATLPFAEAAKAHELGETGHTKGKIVLSLPD; encoded by the coding sequence ATGGCCACGCCACAGTCCCGCACCCAGGTGATGACCCAGCGCCGGTTCGGCGGCCCGGAGGTCCTGGAGATCGGGGAGCGGCCGCTCCCCGAACCCGGCCCCGGAGAGATCCTCCTGCGGGTCCGGGCGGCCGGCGTCAACCCGGTCGACTGGCTGGTGCGTTCGGGCACGGCCCCGCTGTACGGGGAGCCTCCCTTCACGCTGGGCCGGGACGTGTCCGGCGTGGTCGAGGCGGCCGGCCCGGACGCCAGTCTCTTCCGTCCAGGCGACGAGGTGTTCGGGCAGGTCGACGGCGGCGGTTACGCCGCGCACCTCGCCGCCCCCGAGACCTGTTTCGCCGTCAAGCCCGCCGCCCTCGACCACGTCCACGCGGCCGCCGCCCCGACGGCGACGCTCACCGCCTGGCAGGCCCTGATCGACATCGGCCGCATCGGCCCGGGCACCCGCGTGCTGATCCACGCGGCGGCGGGCGGCGTCGGACACGCGGCGGTGCAGCTCGCCAAGGCGGAGGGGGCGTACGTCGTCGGCACGGCCCGGGCCGACAAGCACGGCTTCCTGCACGACCTCGGCGCCGACGAGGTGATCGACTACACGACCGCCGACTTCGCCGCCGAGGTCCTTGACATCGACGTGGCCCTCGACCTGGTCGGCGGCGACTACGGCCCCCGCACCCTCAACACCCTCCGTCCGAACGGCCTGCTGGTCTCGGCGCTCCCAGGCAACCTGGGCCTGGCCCCGGAGGAGGTGGAGGCACGTGGGATGCGGTTCGCGGTCGTCCAGGTGGAACCCTCGGGGGCACGCCTCACCAAGATCGCCTCCCTCCTGGCCGACCGGCGCATCCGCGTCCACGTCGAGGCGACGCTGCCCTTCGCGGAGGCGGCCAAGGCCCATGAGCTGGGCGAGACAGGGCACACGAAGGGCAAGATCGTACTCAGCCTCCCCGACTAG
- the ilvN gene encoding acetolactate synthase small subunit: MSKHTLSVLVENTPGILARIAALFSRRGFNIDSLAVGVTEHADISRITIVVNVEDLPLEQVTKQLNKLVNVLKIVELEPGSAVQRELVLVKVRADNETRSQIVEIVQLFRAKTVDVSPEAVTIEATGGSDKLSAMLKMLEPFGIKELVQSGTIAIGRGARSITDRSLRALDRSA; the protein is encoded by the coding sequence ATGTCCAAGCACACGCTCTCCGTCCTGGTGGAGAACACGCCCGGCATCCTCGCCCGGATCGCCGCCCTGTTCTCCCGTCGCGGCTTCAACATCGACTCGCTCGCGGTCGGCGTCACCGAGCACGCCGACATCTCCCGCATCACCATCGTGGTGAACGTGGAGGATCTGCCGCTGGAGCAGGTGACGAAGCAGCTCAACAAGCTCGTCAACGTGCTGAAGATCGTCGAACTGGAGCCGGGTTCGGCCGTTCAGCGGGAACTCGTTCTGGTGAAGGTGCGCGCCGACAACGAGACCCGCTCCCAGATCGTCGAGATCGTCCAGCTGTTCCGCGCCAAGACCGTCGACGTCTCCCCGGAGGCCGTCACCATCGAGGCCACCGGCGGCAGCGACAAGCTGTCCGCCATGCTCAAGATGCTGGAGCCGTTCGGCATCAAGGAGCTCGTCCAGTCCGGCACGATCGCGATCGGCCGCGGTGCCCGTTCGATCACGGACCGGTCGCTGCGCGCTCTCGACCGGTCGGCGTAA
- a CDS encoding alpha/beta fold hydrolase, which yields MTWTENETETVTADDGVRLWASRSGHGAEPLVLCHGGPGLWDMFGDVAALPAGLATTVRWDQRGCGRSERCAGPWTSERFVADLDAVRRHFGLGRMVLLGHSWGAQLALSYALAHPERVSSLVYVAGTGIGPDADWHPAYKENLLGRLGRDPQRMARWQELTDRPNLSDEEERERAVLQWSIEFEDRGRALEHAGRMADPWFGINAECNKALNAERKRTWGTPELYAACRALDVPVLIVDGARDIRPRSAVDSLERALPRVRRVILPEAGHMPWVEDPKGFREAVTAVVR from the coding sequence ATGACGTGGACGGAGAACGAGACGGAGACGGTCACGGCCGACGACGGCGTACGGCTGTGGGCGTCGCGGTCGGGACACGGTGCCGAGCCGCTGGTGCTGTGCCACGGCGGGCCCGGGCTGTGGGACATGTTCGGGGACGTGGCCGCGCTGCCGGCCGGCCTTGCCACGACTGTGCGCTGGGACCAGCGGGGCTGCGGACGGTCGGAACGGTGCGCCGGGCCGTGGACGAGCGAGCGGTTCGTGGCGGATCTGGACGCCGTACGACGGCATTTCGGCCTCGGCCGCATGGTGTTGCTCGGCCACTCCTGGGGCGCCCAGCTCGCGCTGAGCTACGCGCTGGCGCACCCGGAGCGGGTGAGCTCGCTGGTGTACGTGGCGGGGACCGGCATCGGCCCCGACGCGGACTGGCACCCCGCCTACAAGGAGAACCTCCTCGGACGGCTCGGCCGGGATCCCCAACGGATGGCGCGCTGGCAGGAGCTGACGGACCGTCCGAACCTCTCCGACGAGGAGGAGCGGGAGCGCGCCGTCCTGCAGTGGTCGATCGAGTTCGAGGACCGCGGGCGGGCACTGGAGCACGCCGGGCGCATGGCCGACCCCTGGTTCGGGATCAACGCCGAGTGCAACAAGGCCCTGAACGCCGAGCGGAAGCGGACGTGGGGCACTCCCGAGCTGTACGCGGCCTGCCGGGCGCTCGACGTGCCCGTGCTGATCGTCGACGGCGCCCGGGACATCCGGCCGCGCTCCGCGGTGGACTCGCTGGAGCGGGCCCTGCCGCGCGTGCGGCGGGTGATCCTGCCGGAGGCGGGGCACATGCCGTGGGTCGAGGATCCGAAGGGTTTCCGGGAGGCGGTGACGGCGGTCGTGCGGTGA
- a CDS encoding PucR family transcriptional regulator: MTPEYKDHKGDYQELVDEISELLGAPATLENRDFELIAFGAYDSEDDLDATALDPVRTRSILTRRSTAKVRKWFEGFGITRATGPVRIPPTPEAGVYRGRICLPVRHRGVVLGYVWLLEGEPGPSDEQLTASMEVTGRIGALLADEAQHGADLTRELRAVLSAERGWQRDMAVAELRTALGVRADGPHTVVCVAPWPSADPDDAPSVRTLPGATALCTVPWGATGHSLALLVRLRSTDTLTPATSAAGRLLERAGAGGGPPAAGIAAARLGLADLGAAWHEASAAARAALAEPRFGPVAEWSGIGPYRLLTSLPPETSRDPAVAPLLSPAHHELARTAEVYLDCAGQAGRTAAELGIHRQTLYYRLSRVEQLTGLDLDDGEDRLLLHMALKATRL; this comes from the coding sequence GTGACGCCGGAGTACAAGGACCACAAGGGTGACTACCAGGAGCTGGTCGACGAGATCTCGGAGCTGCTCGGCGCCCCGGCGACCCTGGAGAACCGGGACTTCGAGCTGATCGCGTTCGGCGCGTACGACAGCGAGGACGACCTGGACGCCACTGCCCTGGACCCTGTCCGCACCCGCTCGATCCTGACGCGCCGCTCCACGGCGAAGGTCCGGAAATGGTTCGAGGGGTTCGGCATCACGCGAGCGACGGGGCCGGTCCGTATTCCGCCGACCCCGGAGGCGGGGGTGTACCGGGGGCGCATCTGCCTGCCCGTACGGCACCGGGGCGTGGTTCTCGGCTACGTCTGGCTCCTCGAGGGCGAGCCGGGCCCCTCCGACGAGCAGCTGACCGCCTCCATGGAGGTCACGGGACGCATCGGCGCGCTGCTCGCGGACGAGGCCCAGCACGGCGCCGACCTCACCCGCGAACTGCGGGCGGTCCTCTCCGCGGAGCGCGGCTGGCAGCGGGACATGGCGGTGGCCGAGTTGCGCACCGCCCTGGGAGTCCGCGCGGACGGTCCGCACACGGTGGTGTGCGTGGCGCCCTGGCCGTCGGCCGACCCCGACGACGCCCCTTCTGTCCGTACGCTGCCGGGGGCGACGGCGCTGTGCACGGTCCCGTGGGGAGCCACGGGGCACTCCCTCGCCCTGCTGGTCCGGCTGCGCTCGACGGACACGCTGACACCGGCCACGTCGGCGGCGGGGCGGCTGCTGGAGCGGGCGGGCGCGGGAGGAGGTCCTCCAGCGGCCGGGATCGCGGCGGCGCGTCTCGGCCTCGCCGATCTGGGCGCCGCGTGGCACGAGGCGTCCGCGGCGGCCCGTGCGGCACTGGCGGAGCCCCGCTTCGGCCCGGTCGCCGAGTGGTCCGGCATCGGGCCGTACCGCCTGCTGACCTCGCTCCCGCCGGAAACGTCCCGCGACCCCGCGGTCGCCCCCCTCCTCTCCCCCGCCCACCACGAACTGGCCCGCACGGCGGAGGTCTACCTCGACTGCGCGGGCCAGGCGGGCCGCACGGCAGCGGAGCTGGGTATCCACCGCCAGACCCTGTACTACCGACTGTCCCGCGTGGAGCAACTGACGGGCCTGGACCTGGACGACGGCGAGGACAGGCTGCTGCTGCACATGGCATTGAAGGCGACACGACTGTAG
- the ilvC gene encoding ketol-acid reductoisomerase, giving the protein MAELFYDADADLSIIQGRKVAVIGYGSQGHAHALSLRDSGVDVRVGLPEGSKSKAKAEEQGLRVVTPSEAAAEADVIMILVPDPIQAQVYEESIAPNLKDGDALFFGHGFNIRFGFIKPPAGVDVCMVAPKGPGHLVRRQYEEGRGVPCIAAVEQDASGSAFALALSYAKGIGGTRAGVIKTTFTEETETDLFGEQAVLCGGTAALVKAGFETLTEAGYQPEIAYFECLHELKLIVDLMYEGGLEKMRWSISETAEWGDYVTGPRIITDATKAEMKQVLAEIQDGTFAQQWMDEYHGGLKKYNEYKQQDSEHLLETTGKQLRKLMSWVNEEA; this is encoded by the coding sequence GTGGCCGAGCTGTTCTACGACGCTGACGCCGACCTGTCCATCATCCAGGGCCGCAAGGTCGCGGTCATCGGCTACGGCAGCCAGGGCCACGCCCACGCGCTGTCGCTGCGTGACTCGGGCGTCGACGTGCGTGTCGGTCTGCCCGAGGGCTCCAAGTCCAAGGCGAAGGCCGAGGAGCAGGGCCTGCGTGTGGTGACGCCGTCCGAGGCCGCCGCCGAGGCCGACGTCATCATGATCCTCGTTCCGGACCCGATCCAGGCCCAGGTCTACGAGGAGTCCATCGCCCCCAACCTGAAGGACGGCGACGCGCTGTTCTTCGGCCACGGCTTCAACATCCGCTTCGGCTTCATCAAGCCCCCGGCCGGCGTCGACGTCTGCATGGTCGCCCCGAAGGGCCCGGGTCACCTGGTCCGCCGCCAGTACGAGGAGGGCCGCGGCGTTCCCTGCATCGCCGCCGTCGAGCAGGACGCCTCCGGCAGCGCCTTCGCCCTGGCCCTGTCGTACGCCAAGGGCATCGGCGGCACCCGCGCCGGCGTCATCAAGACGACCTTCACCGAGGAGACCGAGACCGACCTGTTCGGTGAGCAGGCCGTCCTCTGCGGTGGTACGGCCGCGCTGGTCAAGGCCGGCTTCGAGACGCTGACCGAGGCCGGCTACCAGCCGGAGATCGCCTACTTCGAGTGCCTGCACGAGCTGAAGCTGATCGTCGACCTCATGTACGAGGGCGGCCTGGAGAAGATGCGCTGGTCGATCTCCGAGACCGCCGAGTGGGGCGACTACGTCACCGGCCCCCGCATCATCACGGACGCCACCAAGGCCGAGATGAAGCAGGTCCTCGCCGAGATCCAGGACGGCACCTTCGCCCAGCAGTGGATGGACGAGTACCACGGCGGCCTGAAGAAGTACAACGAGTACAAGCAGCAGGACTCCGAGCACCTGCTGGAGACCACCGGCAAGCAGCTGCGCAAGCTGATGAGCTGGGTGAACGAGGAGGCGTAA